Within the Pseudarthrobacter sp. W1I19 genome, the region ATTTTACAATGGGTGTCAACAAGGACAGTGCTGGCTTTGTAACGAATCCGACTCGTATTGAGGAACACATATGTTGAAGAAAATTGCTGCCGCCGCCGTGCTGGCGGGGGCCTTGGCATTTTCCGCAGCGGCTCCGGCCGTACTGTCTGCGGGTTCACTGGCTGACAACTCCGGTACTTCCGTAGCCATTGGGAACTGGCCTGATCCGGCTTCCCAGAAGGTCAAGAAGGACAAGAGCACCGACGTCACGTACACCACGTACATCGGCAACTGGCCTGATCCTGCCTAATCTGCTTCCTCACCACAGGAGGCGAGGGAGGCCCCGGAGCAACTGCTCCGGGGCCTTTCCCTTTACCGGAAAGTTACCGTTCCCTCTGGTGTTCCGCCGAGGGCGTCACGGAACACAAAAGAGGGCCTCCCGTGGGAGACCCTCTCTTGTTTTGGTCGGGATGACAGGATTTGAACCTGCGACCTCTTCGTCCCGAACGAAGCGCGCTACCAAGCTGCGCTACATCCCGATCCGCTGCAAAAGCAACTTTACAAGAATAGCCGATGTGGGGTCCCGATGCGAAATCCTGGACGTCTGCGGCGGATTTCGCAGGTCAGACCAGCGAGTCCTTCCATGCACCGTGCAGGTCGGCGAAACGCCCGCCGCCGCCAATGAGATCCGCGGGTGATCCGTCCTCGACGATCCGGCCGTCGTGCACCACCAGCACCCGGTCCGCGGTTTCCACCGTGGACAAGCGGTGCGCAATGATCAGGGCGGTCCTCCTGGCGGCGTCCGTGCCCGCGAGTAGCCGGGCCAGGCCGTTCTGCACGAGTCTTTCCGAGGGGATGTCCAGGGAGGAGGTGGCCTCGTCCAGGATCAGCACGGCCGGGCGGGCCAGGAAAGCCCGGGCGAAGCTGATCAGTTGGCGCTGCCCGGATGAGACCCTGCCGCCGCGCTTGTTGACATCGGTGTCATATCCCTCGGGCAGTTCGAGGATGAAGTCATGCGCGCCCACCGCTTTCGCTGCTTCCTCGATTTCTGCCCGTGATGCTTCCGGCCGGCCCAGGGCAATGTTGTCAGCCACGGACCCGCTGAACAGGAAGGCCTCCTGGGTGACCATAACAATGTTCCGCCTCAGGTCCGTGGTGCTGAGGTTGCGCAGGTCTACATCGTCCAGGGTTAAAGAGCCGGAGGAGAGGTCATAGAAGCGGGCGATCAGTTTTGCGAGAGTTGATTTCCCGGCACCCGTTTGCCCCACCAGTGCTACCGTTTGGCCCGCGGGAATGTGCAGGTTCAGCCGGGGCACGATGAGCGGCCCGTCGCCGTAGCGGAACTCGACGTCCTTGAAATCTATGGCGCCCTTGGCGTTCTGCAGGGCTACCGGGTTCCTGGGCGGGCGGACGGTGGGCACTTCCTCGAGGAGCCCGGATACTTTCTCCAATGCTGCCTGGGCACTCTGGAAGGAGTTGTAGAACATCGCCATCTGGTCCACCGGCTGGAAGAACCGTTTGGTGGACAGGATGAGGGCCAGCAACACACCCACCGCAAGGTCGCCGGTGAGGACGCGGAAACCACCGAACAGCAAGACCACTGCCACGCACACGTTCCCGATCAGCACCAGCCCCGGCTGGAAGATGCCGTTGAGGTTGATGGAACGGACAGTAACCAGCCGGTAGTCTTCGGCGAGCTTGCCGTAGCGGTCAGCGTTTTCCTGCTCCTTGCGGAAGGCCTTTACCGCGCGGATGCCGGTCATGGTCTCCACGAAGTGCACGATCAGCCGCGCAGACACCACCCGGGATTCGCGGAACACGATCTGCGAGTGTTTCTGGTACCAGGCGGGCCAGGAAAAACATGGGAACACCTGCTGCCAGCACCAGCAGGCCGCTGCGCCAGTCCAGGGCGAATACCGTGACGGCGGTAAAGATCATAAACAGCATGCCGGACGCCAGGGAGCTGACGCCGGAGTCGAGGAGTTCGCGGAGGGCCTCCAGGTCCGAGGTCTGCCGGGCAATGATCCGCCCGGACGTGTATTTTTCGTGGAACTCCAGGCTCAGCCGCTGCGTATGCCGGAATACCCGCAAGCGCAGGTCCAGGAGCATGGCCTGGCTGAGTTTCGCCGTGGAGGTCACATACAGGGCGGTGAGTCCCGCCGTCGCGATGGCGGCGAGCAGATAGGCGACGCCGGTGAACACCAGTGGGAGGTTGTCTCCGGCCTGCAGGGCGGGCAGTGCGTGGTCGATGCCGAAGGCGATCAGCGCCGGACCGGCTACCCGGGCAGCCTGCGACAGGACCACCATGGCAATCGTCAGCCAGAACCGCAGCCGCACCGGTCGGATCAGGGAGCGCAACAAAGCCAGCGACCGGCGTCGTACCGCCCGGCTGTCGCTTTTGCTCAGGTGGGCGTTGTCCTCGTTGGCCGTGCCGAAGGTTGCAGTGCTCATCGGTTCACTTCCTCTGCCTGGTCCTCGAGGGCGGACAGCTCGGAGTCCAGGTCGCGGGGTTCCTGGTCCAGGCTGGCGATGACGTAGCGGTAGTGGTGGTTGGCGGCCAGCAGTTCGGTGTGGGTGCCGACGGCGGTGATGCGGCCGTCCTCGAGCAATGCCACCCGGTCCGCCAGCGCCACTGTGGACGGGCGGTGGGCCACGATGAGCGTGGTGGTGTCCTTCAGCACGGCACGGAGCCGCGTTTCCACCAGTTCCTCGGTGTGCACGTCCAGCGCGGACAGGGGATCGTCCAGGACCAGCACGCGGGGACGCGCGGCGATGGCGCGTGCCAGGGCGATCCGCTGCCGCTGGCCGCCGGAAAGGCTGAGGCCTTCCTCTCCGATGAGGGTGTCCACCCCCTCCGGCAGGGAATACGCGAAGGGGGCCTGGGCCACGTCCAGGGCTTCGTCGAGGACGGCATCATTGCGGACGGGGGCACCGAGCAGGACGTTGTCCCGGACCGAGTTGGAGAACAGGGTGGTATCCTCGAAGGCCACTGCGACAATCCGCCGGAGCTCTTCCACGTCAAAGTCCCGCAAGTCCACGCCGTCGATGGTGATGGCACCGCCGGTGACGTCGAACAGCCGCGGAACCAGTTGGATCAGCGCGCTCTTGCCGCTGCCGGTGATGCCCACCAGGGCCATGGTCTCGCCGGGGCGGACGTCCAGGTTGATCTCCTTGAGGATCGGCTTGTCCGGCGCGTCCTCGAAAGCGAACGCGGCACTGGAGAAACGGAGGGCGCCGGCCAACTGGCCGGGCCGCCGCGGCTGCGGAGGGCTGGTGATGGTGTTGGGTGTGTCCATCACTTCGAAGTGGCGGTCGACGGCGGTCTTGGCCGTGAGTGCCATAGCCAGCAGCATGCCGGAAAATTCCACGGGCGAGGCCATCACAGCGGCGGTGGCAAAAAACGCCACCAGCGAGCCGATGCTGAGCTGGCCGCCGGCGCACAGCATCACGCCCACCACCAGGCCAGCGCCGAGGGCGAGCTCCGGAAGGAGGGTGACCACCATAGTGAATGTTGCCTGGTGGCGTGCTTTTTCGATCTCCGTCTGGCGCAGTTCCTCGGCTTGTTCGTTGAAGTTCTCCAGCGCCTCCCGGCTGCGGCCGAACGCTTTGAGCACACGGATGCCGTGGACGGATTCCTCTACGGTGGTGGCGAGGTCGCCGGCCTGGTCCTGGCTGCGGCGGGTCACGCGGCTGAAGCGGGTCCGGAACCGGAAGCTGTACGCCATAATGGGCACGGCTGCGGCCAGGAAGATGAGGGCCAGCTGCCAGCTCATCACGAACATCACGGTGATGCCGATGATCACGGTGAGGGTGGTGACCACCAGCATGATGGCGCCAAAGGCCATCCAGCGGCGCAGGAAGTTCAGGTCTGTCATGGCGCGGGACAACAGCTGCCCGGAGCCCCAGCGGTCGTGGAAGGAAACAGTCAGGTCCTGCAGGTGGCCATACAGCGAAACCCGCATGTTGGTTTCCACTGACGTGGCGGGATTGATGACGAACTGCCGGCGGAGGGCCACCAGGCCAGCCTCGGCTACGCCGAGCACCAGGATGAGGCCCGCAGAAATCCACACCGCTTCCGTTGCACCGCCTGGCTTCAGTGATTCGTTCACCAGCACCCGGAGGACCTGCGGAATGGCGAGGGCAACAACGCTGGCCATAAGCGCGCAGAGAAGTCCCAGCAAAAGCCGGGGGATGATCGGCCGGACATGGGGGTAGAGGCGACTGATGGAACGAAAAAATGGAGTTTGCTTGGCCATGCCCGCTTCTCAAGCTCTAAAACGAATGTAGTTTCCCGTAGCAACAACCCTATGCCATGGCGTGAGACGATTCACAGGCTTCGCGCGCCGGCTTTGAAGGTTGGCCAGTTATTGCATGCTGCAATGCGGGCCACGCCTGGTTCCACCGATGAGCTATCAGTTGTGGTCGCCAAAAGTGCTCGTTGGGAACCAAACCTGATAGCGCAACAGGGTCAGTTGGGCGAGGTGAGCGTCAACAGGACTGCTTCGGGCCTGCAGGCGATGCGGACGGGGGCGAACCGTGAGGTGCCGATGCCGCCCGAGACGTTTACCGGCGTCGTACTTCCGTTGCTCTGCCAGTCATTCAGGCCCTTGGCGCGCCAGGTGGGAAGGTCGCAGTTGGATACCAGGGCGCCGTACCCGGGTACGCACAGCTGGCCGCCATGGGTGTGCCCGGCGAGCAGCAGGTCCGCGCCATCCTCGGTGAAGTGGTCCAGCACGCGCTGGTACGGGGCGTGGATGACGGCGACGCGCAGGTGCGGAACGGCGTTTTGGTTGACCGTGCCACGCGGCCAGCCGGCATACCGTTCCCGGTTCAGGTGGGGATCGTCCACACCGGAAAAATCGAACCGCATCCCCTTCAGTGCCACTGACTGGTGCCGGTTGGTCAGGTCAATCCAGCCGCCCATGCCGAAGCCGGAGCGCAGGCGGGGCCAGTCCAGCTGGACCGGCTTAGGCTTCACCTTGGACGGGCCCAGCAGGTAGGACGCCGGGTTTTTCAGGCTCGGGGCAAAGTAGTCGTTGGAGCCAGGGACAAATACGCCGGGGAACTCCATGAGGGGGCGGAGCGCCTTCAGCAGCGGGTCCACCGCCTTGGCGTGGCTGAGGTTGTCACCGGTATTGACCACCAGGTCCGGTTCAAGGCCGGCGAGGGACTCCAGCCAGGCTGCCTTTTTGTCCTGGCCCGGCACAAAGTGGATGTCGCTCAGATGCAGGACGCGGAACGGCGCCTGCCCGGGCGGGAGGATGTCCAGCGTCTCTTCGCGCAGGACAAACTGGTTCTTCTCCCACAGGCCGTACCCGAAGGCGGCCAGTCCGGCCGTTGCCCCGGCTCCTGCGGTGACGGCAAAGCCGCGCCCGATGGTCCGGGCGCGGCTGGCCAAAGCACTGGTTGAGACCATCGGCGGCTAGCCGTTCCCGTTTCCATTGCCGTTTCCACTGCCGTTTCCGTTTCCGTTGCTGCTCGGCTGCGGGGCAGGCTGGGGGGCGGCCGGGGCCGAGGGGGCCTGGGTGGCCTGCGGTGCGGAGGGAGTGGTGTTGCGCGTGGTTCCGCCGCCGTTCAGCAGGTTGCTCGGCGGTGCCGGGAACGGGTTGGTGCCATACGCAGGGGCCACCTTCGACATGAAGTTGGAGAACATGGGCCCGGCGATCATGTAACCGTCAATGCCCTGGTAGAACTTCCCGTTGACCGTGATGTTCTGCCCCGCGCGGCCCTGGTCTCCCAGCGCATCGCCGAACCAGGCAGCAGTGGCCAGGCCGGTGGTGTGGCCAACAACCCAGGTGGAGCCGTTGTTGTTGGACGTACCGGTCTTGGCACCGATGGGGAAGCTGGTCCGGGTGGAGATCCGGGGCTGGATGAGCGAGCCGGAGCCCCGGTTGAGGACTTCCTGCAGCGCGTAGTTCACGCCGCGGGCCACCTCGGGCTTGATCGCGTCCCGGCAGCTGGTGGACTGTGCGGGCAGGTCCTTGCCCGTTCCGTCCTTTACCGAGGTGATGGCGATGGCCTCGCAGTACTTGCCGTCGTTCGCGAACGTGGCGAACGCGCTGGCCATGGTCAGCGGTGAGGTCTGCGTGGATCCGAGCAGGTTGCCCAGGGTGGACATGTTGATCTTCGGGTTCGGCTCGTCCGCGTTCGGCAGGCCGCTGTGGAGTCCGACGGCGTCAACCACCTTCTGGATGCCGCAGAAGTCCAGCTGGGCTGCTGAGGCAAAAGTCACCGTGTTGATGGAGTTGTAGAGGCCCTCCAGGACCGACAGGGGCTTGTACCACTGGGGTTCGGCGTTCTGCAGGTCGTCCGCCGTGCCAAGGCCCTGGTTCTTCTGCGCTGTGCTGTAGCCGCCGGTCACCTTCCCGCAGGTGTTCCGCCACGGGAAGTTCAGCGGGTAAATGCGCTGGGCGGCGTTGACCACGGTGTTCATGGACTTGCCCTCGTTAAGCCATTCCGCGAACGTGAAGGGCTTCATGGTGGACCCGGGCTGTGCGCCGCCGAGGCCGTTGAGGTCGTTGCCGTCCTTGTCCAGCTTGTCCACGTTGAAGTTCACCTGCGAGTCGAAGGACGCCTCGGCCGGCAGGAAGCTGGTGTTCTGGGCCATCGAGATGATCTTGCCCGTGTTGGGCTGCACCGAAACCATGGCGGCACCCCACTTGTCCGGGTTGGCGCCGGCGGAGGCGTTGACCTGCTCCTGGGCGGTCGCCTGGGCGTTCGGATCCAGCGTGGTGGTGATGGTGAGGCCCCCGCCGTAGATCAGGCGCTGGCGTTCTTTGAGGTCGGTGCCGTATGCGGGGTTGTTCTCCAGCAGGTGCAGGACGTAATCGCAGAAGTAGGGTGCGGTGGACGCATAGGCGCAGCCCTGGCGGGCCGGGGTCACCTTGGTTTCCACCGGAGTGGCGACGGCGGCGTCATGGTCTGCCTGGGTGATTTTGCCCTGGTTCAGCATCAGGCCCAGGACCAGGTCCCGGCGCTCTTTCGAGGCCTCCGGGTTGTTGATGGGGTCGAAGGCAGAGGGGCTGTTGACGAGGCCGGCCAGCAGCGCAGCCTGCGGGAGCGAGAGGTCCTTGGCGGAGGTGCTGAAGAAGAACCTCGAAGCAGCCTCCACCCCGTAGGCGTCACGGTTGAAGAACACGATGTTCAGGTAGCCCTCAAGGATCTGCTCCTTGCTGAACTCCTTCTCCAGGGCGATGGCCAGCTTCATTTCGCGGAGCTTGTCGCCCACGCCCTTGTTGACACCGTTGAGCTTGATCTGGTCCTCGTTGCCCTCGGCGGCGAGGTTGGAGTTGAGGACGTTGTTGACGTACTGCTGGGTGATGGTGGACGCGCCCTGCTTGTTGCCGCGCGCAGTGCTGACCAGCGCGCGCAGGATGCCGGTGGTGTCTACACCGCCGTGATCATAAAAACGGCTGTCCTCGACGGCGATGACAGCTTCCTTCATAAAGGGCGAAATCTGCTCCAGGGCAACCTTGGTGCGGTTTTCCGTGTAGACGTTGGCGATCTCGCTGCCGTCCGCGGCCAGGATCCTGGTGGTCTGGTTGGGCGGGTCCACCTTCAGCTCTGCCGGCAGGGTGTCGAAGAACTCGATCGAACCGCTGGCCGCGCTGCCTGAGACGGCTGCCGCGGGAACCAGCAGGCCTGCTACCAGGACACCACAAATCGCACTCACGCCAAGGAAAACGAGGATCTTTCCAAGGGTGGTGGCAGTGTCGAATAATGGGTTCTTACGAGTCGCCATGTTTTCCACTTTACCGGCAAGGACTAGTCTTTCTCTCATGACCAAATGGGAGTACGCCACGATTCCGCTCATTATTCACGCCACAAAACAGATCCTGGACCAGTGGGGAGATGACGGCTGGGAGCTCGTCCAGGTAGTCCCCGGACCCGACGGAAACGGTTTGGTTGCCTACCTGAAGAGGGAGAAGCAGTAGCATGAGCAGCTCCGCACAAGCCCAGTCCGGCACCGCCGCCGAGCCCGTTTCCGCTGTTGAGCAGCGCCTGGCGGACCTCGGACTGACCCTGCCAGAGGTTGCCGCCCCGGTGGCCGCCTACGTTCCTGCCGTGATCTCGGGCAACCACGTCTACACCTCCGGCCAGCTGCCTTTTATTAATGGCAAACTCCCAGCTACGGGCAAAGTCTCAGCCGGGACCGAAGGTTATGCCGACGAGCCCACCGTCTCGCCCGAGGACGCCCGGCAGTACGCCGCGGTCTGCGCCGTGAACGCGCTGGCAGCCGTCAAGAGCGTCATCGGCGACCTTGACCGGATCACCCGGATCGTCAAGGTTGTGGGATTCGTCTCATCTGACCCGTCCTTCACCGGACAGCCCGGTGTGATCAACGGCGCCTCTGAACTGCTGGGCCGGGTCCTTGGTGACGCTGGCCAGCACGCCCGTTCCGCCGTCGGCGTTTCGGTGCTGCCGCTCGACTCTCCGGTAGAGGTCGAACTGATCGCCGAATTCAGCTAGGACCGGTCGCTTCCTTTGCCTCAGCTCGCCCGACGCCTGTTTGCACTCCCTCAAGACCTTGAAGGGGCAGCGCAGAGCTGGCTTGAACACGGCGAGAGGAGCCCTCGGGCCGCCCGCCTCGCATCATCCGTAGTCCTGCTGCGTGATTCCCCCACCGGCCTGGAAACCTGGCTGGCGTACCGGCCCGGTTCCTCGCCGCTGGGGGTCCTCGCGTTCCCCGGGGGCTCACTGGACGCTGGCGACGACGACCCCGTCGGCTGGCTGGGTCCCTCACCTCAGCATTGGGCCGAGCAAATGGGAACGGACGACGTCGGGCTGGCGCGGCGCCACGTGGTGGGCGCCATCCGGGAACTCTTCGAGGAGACCGGCGTGCTCCTTGCCGGCCCGGATATGGCCACCACGTTTGAAGCAACATCCACCGCTGAATGGATGCGTGCCCGCCTTGCCGTGGCCGAGCAGGAAAAAACGTTCCCGGAGGTCCTTGGCAAACGGGGGCTGTCGCTGCGGACCGACCTGCTGAAGTCCCTGGTTAACTGGCGCAGCCCCGACTTCGCCCACCGCCGGTTCGATACCCGTTACTTTGCCGCCACCGTTCCGCTAAACCAGCAGCCCACCCTGCTCGAAGGCAAGGGTGTCTGGGGCAGGTGGGTGAACGCTGCCGAGGTCATTGCCGGGCGGGATACTACTGCCTTGGGTGACGAGGTAGGCCAGGAGAACACTGTGGGCCGCACGCTCGGCGAGCTCCTGGTGCCCGGCTCCGAGATCATGCTCGAAAAGATGGCCATGGCCAACGGCTGCATCGCGTACCTCAGCTATAAGCGCAAGGCGCACGTCTACCAACCGCAGCTCGTAGTGGAAGACGGGAAACTGCTGCTTGAGGTCGAGGCTGCCAAGACAGTGGCCGGGGATCCCCAGCGCGAACGCTGAAGCCGTCCCGACCGCGGAAGCCACTCTGAACGCTAGATGCGGCGGAGCGTCGAATAGGGGCGGCTGGGGAGGTTCCCGGCGGTCCACGGCTTGTCGGATGGTTCCAGCGGAATCTGCCTGCGGCCGTCCCGGATCACCAAGACCACCGTACCGACTATCCCGGCAAGGGAAGCCAGACCCAACAGGATCAACACAACAACCATAGCCCCGGACATCGCCATGCACCTCTAAGCCCAATTTTACGCCGCTCGGGTGGTTGAGCCGGTCGAAACCGGAGCCGTTGGCCCTGCCGGCGGTTGACCTGTCGAAACCCGGCTCGCACTAACGCCTTTCCGGACCACCCGACAGCCCGGGCAGTAGGAGGTAATCTCCGGTAATCAGTGCTTCCCGCTTGGCACGGCTCCAGCCTTGTACTTGTTTCTCCCTCGCAAAGGCTTGGTCCACCCGGCTAAATTCCTCGAACCAGACGAGTTTCACAGGCCGTCGGCGGCGGGTATAAGCAGCCCCATCCCCAATCTGGTGTTGTGCCAGGCGTACGTCCAGGTTCTTCGTACTGCCCACGTAGTAAGACCCATCGGCGCATTGAAGCATGTAAGCGAACGGCATGACTCGATTATTGTTCGGCTTCAGTGCCCGAACCGGGGCTCGGAAACCGCTATGTGGATATGTCCCTAGTTCTTGCAGAATCAACTTTTTTGGTTTCGACAGGCTCAACCACCGGGGTGTGGTTTCGACGGGCTCAACCACCGGCTAAACCGGCGGGACACGCAAAAGGCCGCCCCTTGGGGCGGCCTTTGTGCTGTGAAGCCTAGCGGGAGCGCTGGCGGAGGCGCTGCATGTCCAGGATGACCACGGCGCGGGCTTCCAGGCGGAGCCAGCCGCGCTGGACGAACTCGGCAAGGGCCTTGTTGACGGTCTCACGGGAGGCGCCAACCAGCTGGGCCAGTTCCTCCTGGGTGAGCTCGTGGGCCACGAGGACGCCGTCGGTGGCAGGCCGGCCGAAGCGGTCAGCCAGGTCCAGGAGTGCCTTGGCAACGCGGCCGGGAACGTCGGAGAACACCAGGTCGGAAAGGGAATCGTTGGTGCGGCGCAGACGGCGGGCGAGGGCCTGCAGGAGCTGCGCGGAAACCTCGGGGCGGGTACGGAGCAGGTTGTTCAGGCTTTCGTTCCTGAGCCCGGCCAGGCGGGTCTCCGACACTGCGGTGGCGGTGGCCGTACGCGGGCTCGGATCGAACAGGGCCATTTCGCCGAAGAGTTCACCCGGGCCGAGGATGGCAAGGAGCGACTCCCGGCCGTCCGGGGAAGTCCGCCCGAGCTTCACCTTGCCGGAAACGATGAAGTAGAGCTGGTCGCCCTGGTCGCCCTCGCGGAAAACCGAAGCACCGCGGGAAAGGTCCACCTCGGTGAGCTCGTCCGTCAGCAGACGGAATGCGTCGTCGTCGAGCGTGGCGAAAAGTGGTGCTCGGCGCAGTACCTCGATGTCCATAAAATCTCCTGAATAAAAGTGTCGGCTGTGGCGCTTGTGCCATTGTTTCAGAATTTTCAAGGTTCTGTGACGAACTTGGCAGCCAAAACGCCCCAACGGCGGGCAGGACGGGCGCCGGCAGCCCCAGAAGATTGTCAGCCTGCGCCACTAGAATGAGCCTACAACTGCTTATAAGGAGCCTTAGTGGTCGGCTTGACTGTCCTGGACATCGTCCTGATCCTGGCGCTGCTGTCCTATCTGGCCTATGGCTTGCGCAACGGCTTCCTCGTCACGGTCGGCGGCATTGCCGGGTTTGCTGCCGGAGCCATCGCCGCCTTTTTCGCCGTCCCTTTGGTGAGCGGCTTCGTGGCCGATACGGGGTGGAGGCTGACCGCCATCGTGGCCGCCGCCGTCGCACTGGTGGTGCTGGGTCACGGTTTGGGAACCATGATCGGCCGGCAGATCCGCGGGGCTATGCGGATCAGGCCTCTGCGGGCTGTTGACCGCCTGGTGGGCGGCGCCGTGAACCTGGTGGTTTCGGCCCTGGTCATGTCCATGCTGGCCTTCAGCATTGGCTCCCTGGGTGTGCCGTTCGTTTCGCAGCAGCTCGCCGAATCCAAAGTGATCCGTTTCATTGACGGCATGACACCGGACCCGGTGAAAGCCACCATGGCACAGCTGCGGTCGGAAGTGATCGGCAACGGCATCCCCACCCTGATTGAAGGCCTGGACCAGGGCCAGGCCGTACCTGTGCCGGACGCCAGCACTGACACCCCCGCCCTGAACCGCGCTGCCGAATCCGTGCTGAAAATTGCCGGAACAGCGTACCAGTGCGGCCAGAACCAGACCGGCACCGGCTTCGTTGTTTCGGAGGAGCGCGTAGTCACAAACGCGCATGTCGTGGCGGGCGTGTCGGAGCCGGTGGTGGAGATGTCCGACGGCGGAGCCATGCCCGGGCGCGTTGTCTACTTCGATACCAGGCATGACCTCGCCGTGCTCGCCGTGGAGGACCTGCCCGTCCAGCCGCTGCCGCTGAGTGCCGACCTGCCCAGCGGCAGCCTGGCCGCGTTCGCCGGCTACCCGCACGGCGGGCCTTTCCAGTCCCGGCCCGCCACCATCCAGGACATCACCACAGTTCTGGTGCCTGACATCTACGGCGGCAACCCGTCGCCGGAGGACATCTACCGGCTGGCCGGAAATGTCCAGCCCGGCAACTCCGGTGGCCCGCTCCTGACCACGGACGGCCAGGTGGCCGGTGTGATCTTCGCGAAGGCGACGTCCGATGCCGAGATGGGCTTCGCCATCACCATGGACGACCTCAACCCGGTAGCCTCGCAGGCGGCGTCACTGAGCGCACCCGTTTCCTCAGGGCAGTGCATCCAGAAGTAGCTGCAGCAGTAGTAGCGGCAGCCGGAGAAGTATCGGGAAGTGGGCCTTAGAGGACTTCCGCGAGGTAGTCGATGGCCAGCTTGTAGCCGAACACTCCGGCGCCCACGATGACCGCGGAGCACACCGGCGACAGGAACGAGTGGTGCCGGAATTCCTCGCGCTGGTGCACGTTGGTGATGTGCACTTCCACCGCGGGAAGCTGGACCGCTGCGAGGGCATCACGAAGCGCCACGGATGTGTGCGTGAAGGCGCCGGCGTTAAGGACAATTCCGACGGCGGATCCCCGGGCGGCGTGAATCGCGTCCAGCAGGACGCCCTCGTGGTTTGACTGTACGCATTCGACTGCGAAACCGTGCCCCTTAGCAGTGCGGGCGGCCAGTTCCTCCACATCAGCCAGAGTGGACGTGCCGTATTTTTCCGGCTCGCGGGTCCCCAGTAAGTTCAGGTTGGGTCCGTTGATTACCAGGATGGTACCGCGGCGCTTTGCGGTGGTGGCTTCAGTCATGAATGCAAATCTAGTGCTGCGACTGCCCGGGACGCATTTCTTACGGTCAACAGGCCCCGGTGGTTGAGCTTGCCGGCCGGTTTCGACAGGCTCAACCACCGGTTTCGACGGGCTCAAGCACCGGTTTCGACGGGCTCAATCACCGAGTGCGGTGAAGCGCAGCAGCAGCGCGTGCTCCGGGTTGAGGATCGGCATCGGCAGGCCCACCTCGGCCAGGAAGCGGCCGTTGGCCACAGCACCGTCCGCCAGCCAGGCGGGCGGCTGGACATGGATGAAAGTATGGCCGTAGTCGGCGTCCCCCGGGGCCGGGAAGATGGCCTCCACCCGGTAGTCGCGGTCCTGCTCCAGGCCGGGGATGGCCACCTTGCCGGGCTGCTCGGCGAACGCCGTCCGGGTGCTGACCAAGGCGAACAGGGCCGCCGTCGTGCCTGCCTCCGGTGACGTGGCAGCGACTGTGCCGTGCATCATCAGCGACTCATCCGGAACGTCCGCGCGGACCATCCGCCCACTGTGGATGAGGTCGCGGTGCTCCTTGTACAGGCCGAT harbors:
- a CDS encoding Crp/Fnr family transcriptional regulator, with the translated sequence MDIEVLRRAPLFATLDDDAFRLLTDELTEVDLSRGASVFREGDQGDQLYFIVSGKVKLGRTSPDGRESLLAILGPGELFGEMALFDPSPRTATATAVSETRLAGLRNESLNNLLRTRPEVSAQLLQALARRLRRTNDSLSDLVFSDVPGRVAKALLDLADRFGRPATDGVLVAHELTQEELAQLVGASRETVNKALAEFVQRGWLRLEARAVVILDMQRLRQRSR
- a CDS encoding MarP family serine protease, which gives rise to MVGLTVLDIVLILALLSYLAYGLRNGFLVTVGGIAGFAAGAIAAFFAVPLVSGFVADTGWRLTAIVAAAVALVVLGHGLGTMIGRQIRGAMRIRPLRAVDRLVGGAVNLVVSALVMSMLAFSIGSLGVPFVSQQLAESKVIRFIDGMTPDPVKATMAQLRSEVIGNGIPTLIEGLDQGQAVPVPDASTDTPALNRAAESVLKIAGTAYQCGQNQTGTGFVVSEERVVTNAHVVAGVSEPVVEMSDGGAMPGRVVYFDTRHDLAVLAVEDLPVQPLPLSADLPSGSLAAFAGYPHGGPFQSRPATIQDITTVLVPDIYGGNPSPEDIYRLAGNVQPGNSGGPLLTTDGQVAGVIFAKATSDAEMGFAITMDDLNPVASQAASLSAPVSSGQCIQK
- the aroQ gene encoding type II 3-dehydroquinate dehydratase, translating into MTEATTAKRRGTILVINGPNLNLLGTREPEKYGTSTLADVEELAARTAKGHGFAVECVQSNHEGVLLDAIHAARGSAVGIVLNAGAFTHTSVALRDALAAVQLPAVEVHITNVHQREEFRHHSFLSPVCSAVIVGAGVFGYKLAIDYLAEVL